In the Peromyscus maniculatus bairdii isolate BWxNUB_F1_BW_parent chromosome 20, HU_Pman_BW_mat_3.1, whole genome shotgun sequence genome, one interval contains:
- the Ankrd46 gene encoding ankyrin repeat domain-containing protein 46, whose amino-acid sequence MSYVFVNDSSQTNVPLLQACIDGEFTYSKRLLESGFDPNIRDSRGRTGLHLAAARGNVDICQLLHKFGADPLATDYQGNTALHLCGHVDTIQFLVSNGLKIDICNHQGATPLVLAKRRGVNKDVIRLLESLEEQEVKGFNRGAHSKLETMQTAESESAMESHSLLNPSLQQGEGVLSSFRTTWQEFVEDLGFWRVLLLLLVIALLSLGIAYYVSGVLPFVDNQPELVH is encoded by the exons ATGTCCTACGTGTTTGTGAACGACTCTTCCCAGACTAACGTGCCCTTGCTCCAAGCCTGCATCGACGGAGAGTTCACCTACTCCAAGCGCCTGTTGGAGAGTGGCTTCGACCCAAACATCCGAGACAGCAGGGGCAGAACAGGCCTTCACCTCGCCGCGGCCCGAGGGAACGTGGACATCTGCCAGCTGCTGCATAAATTTGGTGCTGATCCACTGGCCACGGATTATCAGGGGAACACTGCCCTCCACCTGTGTGGCCACGTGGACACCATCCAGTTCTTAGTTTCCAACGGACTCAAAATTGATATTTG CAATCATCAGGGTGCTACCCCCTTGGTTCTGGCAAAGCGCCGGGGCGTGAACAAGGATGTCATCCGACTGCTGGAGtctttggaagagcaggaggTGAAGGGGTTTAACAGAGGTGCACACTCCAAGCTAGAGACCATGCAGACGGCGGAGAGCGAAAG TGCCATGGAAAGCCATTCTCTGCTCAACCCCAGCCTCCAGCAAGGTGAAGGAGTCCTGTCCAGCTTCCGGACCACGTGGCAGGAGTTCGTGGAGGACCTGGGCTTCTGGAGGGTCCTGCTCTTGCTCCTCGTCATTGCTTTGCTATCTCTGGGCATTGCCTACTATGTGAGTGGGGTGCTGCCCTTCGTGGACAACCAGCCCGAGCTGGTCCATTGA